Sequence from the bacterium genome:
AATGAGTCGCCCGGAGCGTTGCAGGTACGTCTTGATTTCGCCAAACAGACGTACCGACCGGTTGTCGAACTCAAGGATCAGCGTGGACAACAGAAAGCGTTCGACGCCGTCGCGGCCTTCGCTCGGCGCATTCGATAGTTCAGCGCCAAAATACAGTTCGCACGCGCTGACCCAAGTCGTCGCGACCGTGTTCCCTTCACTTTCGCGCCGGCGCAAAACGCGCTCGTTGCCGCGAATAATATGGACGCAGGTATCGGTATCAAGCAGCTTCAACTATCAAACTCGGGCGCTTTCGATTTGCTGCGCCGGGCGTCATATATGCGCTTGACCTCATCTTCGATGCTGAGGTCCGACTGCCACTTTCCCGCGATTTCTCGCCACACCTTGAGCTGCTCGTCCTTGGGTAGGCCGGGCCAGCGCTTTTCGCTCCGTTTTTCGAGACCGACCTCGATGACGTGAATCGCCTCCTGCGTCAGGCTCCGGCGATCCGTCTCCGCCGCTTTCCTCAGCTTGGCAAGAATCTCATCCGGAATATTTTTTATCGTCAGAGATGCCATTTTGAATCCCTTTCGCAACCAATATGGCGCCATTATGGTTGCCAAAGGGTTGCTCGTCAACGGCCGCCGGGTCGGCGGGGCCGGGCTTCACGTCAAAAATCCGCCAAATAGCTATTCGAGAAAAGCGCCTATTTTTCGGATACCTGTCAATTCTTTGTTGATTTTCTACTTTAATTGTGCAAGAAGGTAACGAATTTTCGTCCCGATGCAGGTACACGTGCCACGTTTTCGCACGGCAAGTGTGGCCGACAAGGCCACGCAAGGCCGTCATT
This genomic interval carries:
- a CDS encoding type II toxin-antitoxin system VapC family toxin is translated as MKLLDTDTCVHIIRGNERVLRRRESEGNTVATTWVSACELYFGAELSNAPSEGRDGVERFLLSTLILEFDNRSVRLFGEIKTYLQRSGRLIEDADLFIGAIALANDATLVTGNIRHFERIPGIAIEDWIRG